In Hippoglossus hippoglossus isolate fHipHip1 chromosome 15, fHipHip1.pri, whole genome shotgun sequence, the genomic stretch ctcacctctcctccaggtgTGCTCCCACTGGACTCTCCCTGCTCTGGACTCTGTGATGTCATTGACATAGATGAACACTATttaggtaacacacacacacacacacacacacacacacacacacacacacacacacacacacttcatcatgCTTTTCTCACATGACAATCAGTTCTCTCAAAGCTACAAAGTGTGATGTCATGAAGGCAGAATGAAATTAAACACGTGTGCATATTTCTGTTTATGTCGTCCAGTTCAGAAGCCAGAGAagctcagctctgtgtgtgttgcgtcAGCGCTGCGTGACGGCCTGTGTGCTTACACTgctctacacacacatgctcacatggcagcaggacacacactcCTGGTCGTGGACGGAGCAAGTGTAcgttaaaaagacaaaacaactaAAGAATCATGTGTCTttgtattaaagtattaaaatgcaTCATCTGACCTTTGCtgcatttctcctcctcctgtttctccttttAGAAATAAATACCAAAAAACCCAAGAATTTGACAGTTGCCTGAGTTTcaatgttcatgtgttttctaatgagctcatctcctctcccttctcAGTCTTTTGGCCTGATGTGCACCCAGCTGGCCTGTTACCACGGAGTGAAGGTTCTGACGACGTCGCATTCGCCGCAAAATCACACTTTCCTGGAGCAGCTTCGACCCAGCGTAGGTCTGTACGGGTCCGTAGCTCTATTATCTGTATCACACCCTTTCTGTGTGCGTTAAACTaaattttcaacaaaaaaatcacatcagCTATTATAAAAATCTTCTCTTTGCTGATCATCTCATGCTCTTTTACTCTGATTTCAACCTTTTCATCTTTACTTTCTGTGTCCTCACCGTCATGTGTTCCTCAGGGGTTCAGGATCCTTTATTAGGTGAGatcttttctctccatctttctaaCAGACTAACCTGCTTCCTCGCTGCATTTCTAATTCTTACTGAAGTAAACTGGTTGTTTAACAGTGTAATTATCAGTATATAAGCATTTACTGctcatttaaattatttgttaCTTTCATAATCAAACTAAATGAATAGAAATGGTTATATTCTAATAGTATAAAAGGTAGATTGAATGAAAAGCTGCTGCCCCCATGTGGATAACATTAAAAACTGCAAACACGGCAACTTAAAACCTCATTGGATCAGATTTGTGGTGTAGACAGGAGGAAACAGTTTTAGTGTATTCAAATAAACTAGAGTCGCTTGTGACatcatttgtttatgtttgaagCCAGAGTCATTCCCGTCTATAACGGCTCATCAGAGCTGCTGCCGCTGGTgttggaggagacaggaggactGGGAGTGGATATAGTGATCGACTCAGGAGGTAAAAACACACTCAACGCTGATAAACACTTAAAAATGGACATTAAATCTGTCATGGTGGCTTCTGAGTGGTTCTATACAGGCCGAGgctccttctccttcatctgACCGTCCTGACACCGGAGcattttgctgtgtttgtgtttgcagttcatctgctggatgaggaggaatcagaggagATGAAACTACACCTGCAcaaacatgacatcatcagtgcGCTGGCAGTGGGGGGGCACTGGGTCACGTCCCACCAAGACCTGCAGGTGAGCGAGAGCCGGACCTGGAAGCTGCATCtttactgttgtgtttcatATCATCTCTGTCTCTAAAATCAGAAAGCATTAGAAAGCACCTGTGGTTTTAAAGTTCTGtgtctttgtattttacagCTGGATCCTCCAGACTGCAGATTATTGCATCTCAAATCAGCCTCTCTGTCGTTCCTCAATCCTGAAGTGTGGACGGCTTCCTCAGCTCAGCAAGGACGATACCTCCGTATCCTCTGTGTGCTCCGAGTGTTTAATGTACAAACATAACGAACACAATCAGGCTGCTGTCTGCTTTAAGGTCTTTAACAACCTTTATTAACAGATATTCTGAAGGACATCGTGGAGAAGATGTCAACTGGAGTTCTCAGGTAAATCCAGAAACAGCACCACCTGGCTGTGAGACTTTTATATCAGACACATTAAAGCAAATTGTAAAATTTGTGTGTGGATCCCCCCTAAAATCCACACACTATAATCTAACCCAATCAAATCCAATCTGTGTGTCTGGTTTCACTCTGTGTCTGCAGACCTCAGCCGGAGGAGGCGGTTCCTATCTACGAGGCCACAGTCGCCATGGAGACCGTCCAGCGTCGGCAGAAGAAAAAAGCAGTTGTTCAGCTCTAAGTAATTCTGCTGAGATCTGAGGCAACGTTTAGTTCAATGAACTAAATGAATGAACTGATTCAAACACGATTGTTTTTACGTTTAATTGTTTCTCGGGGCTGAAACAAGTCAGAACGAACATCATGTGGAAGATAAAGGAGATAAACCTTAAGTCGTCCTTTCATTACGGTGACAACACTGAGAAACAGGAACTCATATGAAGGGATTTtccttcaaacacacattcacgaTATGATATAACAGGAATCGCAATTTATGTTGCCGTCATAAAAAGTGTTGTGTGATGTTACTTTACTTGAACGATCAAATTAAACTCTTGGAATTAAGAgaatcttatttttttattactgtactgtgacatttcattaataaataaaaacaattaaaacatgataaaacatttctctctttaaGAGTCCAGAGGGATACAGGAGTCATTCTAGTAAACTGTGTCTGAGACCTTTGGCTCTAATGATGGTCGTGGTGAGCGTCCCA encodes the following:
- the cryzl1 gene encoding quinone oxidoreductase-like protein 1 isoform X2, which gives rise to MKGLFCRAGASDAQPKFVIQETTLPDVLGSHQVRVQVKACGLSPLDLKLLADVGIQRDLIPVGREVAGVVLQVGPKVSFFQPEDEVVGVLPLDSPCSGLCDVIDIDEHYLVQKPEKLSSVCVASALRDGLCAYTALHTHAHMAAGHTLLVVDGASSFGLMCTQLACYHGVKVLTTSHSPQNHTFLEQLRPSVARVIPVYNGSSELLPLVLEETGGLGVDIVIDSGVHLLDEEESEEMKLHLHKHDIISALAVGGHWVTSHQDLQLDPPDCRLLHLKSASLSFLNPEVWTASSAQQGRYLHILKDIVEKMSTGVLRPQPEEAVPIYEATVAMETVQRRQKKKAVVQL
- the cryzl1 gene encoding quinone oxidoreductase-like protein 1 isoform X1, whose amino-acid sequence is MKGLFCRAGASDAQPKFVIQETTLPDVLGSHQVRVQVKACGLSPLDLKLLADVGIQRDLIPVGREVAGVVLQVGPKVSFFQPEDEVVGVLPLDSPCSGLCDVIDIDEHYLVQKPEKLSSVCVASALRDGLCAYTALHTHAHMAAGHTLLVVDGASSFGLMCTQLACYHGVKVLTTSHSPQNHTFLEQLRPSVGVQDPLLARVIPVYNGSSELLPLVLEETGGLGVDIVIDSGVHLLDEEESEEMKLHLHKHDIISALAVGGHWVTSHQDLQLDPPDCRLLHLKSASLSFLNPEVWTASSAQQGRYLHILKDIVEKMSTGVLRPQPEEAVPIYEATVAMETVQRRQKKKAVVQL